One Capsicum annuum cultivar UCD-10X-F1 chromosome 2, UCD10Xv1.1, whole genome shotgun sequence genomic window carries:
- the LOC107860806 gene encoding RING finger protein 10 isoform X2, translated as MVTPAYPSSTGSSKKVNDSSSSRHGRHNPPRDRNTAARSAPRRNHMVSGNHLLNFHYDPISRPQSRLRLPPPRRGGYLKRKPYNKDLFLQANYKFVLLDSGNYAPHSSIDPDKMLQWEDIVCVRYSTPFHVQCPICLEDPLCPQITSCGHIFCFPCIMQYFIISEEDDHKDDFKKKCPLCFMMISSKDLYTIQIENVKQHRVGDVIEFSLLTRNKDSFTLSLKNNDGIVGGEEVQKSFSKFTFTSDVDLSVREAMSDLDSWLARADSGLVDDMEKLPFVCAAMEQLEQRKKYWNMQHIAVQNRKSDEDNCFDKCSYSSQATESVQAHSAGQSTPEMASSHPNDKPILQEKSTLNKIARDSQFVQAADFESLEDCIGSSLSLYDYNKSLQKDTIGITNREEISSYSFYQAVDGQHLILHPLNMKCLLHYYGGYDSLPNRISGKILQMESVTQSEAMRRRYRFLSHFSLTTTFQLCEIDISKMLPMDALSPFMEEIKSREKQRKWLARKERREQVKAEAIGMHSEPLPFSFSEPSFTEEPNFTSNDFEALGSTSVTSSSSPVPGGKQLFSNVARLGFAAGCDPPALKMDESACDSSVAAGTRSPGIPSFANVTSKAKAVEGPNASKSNDAGKRGKKPNRILMSTYGGRRY; from the exons ATGGTTACCCCTGCATATCCCTCCTCTACTGGTTCCTCCAAAAAG GTGAACGACTCCAGTAGCAGTCGACACGGCCGCCATAACCCTCCTCGAGATAGGAACACTGCTGCCCGCTCAGCTCCAAGAAGAAACCACATGGTTAGTGGAAACCACTTGCTCAATTTTCACTATGATCCCATTTCTCGTCCACAATCTAGGCTGCGCCTCCCTCCTCCAAGGAGAGGAGGATACCTCAAGAGAAAACCTTACAACAAAGACTTGTTTCTTCAAGCAAATTACAAGTTTGTTCTCTTGGATTCTGGCAATTACGCCCCTCACTCCTCAATCGATCCGGACAAAATGTTACAGTGGGAGGATATTGTTTGTGTCAGATATTCCACTCCATTTCATGTGCAGTGCCCCATATGCTTAGAGGATCCCCTCTGTCCTCAGATAACTTCATGTGGTCATATCTTTTGTTTCCCATGTATTATGCAATATTTTATCATCTCCGAAGAAGATGACCATAAGGACGATTTCAAGAAGAAATGCCCCTTGTGCTTTATGATGATATCTTCAAAGGATTTGTACACCATTCAAATTGAGAACGTTAAGCAACATCGTGTCGGTGATGTCATTGAATTTTCCCTCTTAACCCGTAACAAGGATTCGTTTACTTTATCGTTGAAAAATAATGATGGCATTGTTGGTGGAGAGGAGGTTCAAAAGTCGTtttcaaaattcacatttacGTCAGATGTTGACCTCTCTGTCCGAGAGGCAATGTCTGATCTTGATAGTTGGTTAGCTAGAGCAGATTCAGGCTTAGTTGATGACATGGAAAAACTTCCCTTTGTCTGCGCTGCAATGGAACAATTGGAGCAGAGGAAGAAGTACTGGAATATGCAACATATTGCTGTCCAAAACCGCAAATCTGACGAAGATAATTGTTTTGATAAGTGCTCTTATAGTTCTCAGGCAACAGAAAGTGTTCAGGCCCATTCTGCTGGTCAATCTACTCCTGAAATGGCATCCAGTCATCCAAATGATAAGCCAATATTGCAGGAGAAGTCAACTCTCAATAAGATAGCGAGGGACTCTCAGTTTGTTCAAGCTGCAGATTTTGAATCACTTGAAGATTGTATTGGATCTTCATTGTCTTTATATGACTATAACAAGAGCCTACAGAAAGACACTATTGGCATTACGAATAGAGAAGAAATCAGTTCCTACAGTTTCTACCAG GCAGTTGATGGTCAGCACCTTATCCTTCATCCACTGAACATGAAGTGCCTTCTGCATTACTATGGTGGCTATGATAGTCTTCCTAACAG AATCAGTGGAAAGATATTACAAATGGAATCTGTGACGCAATCGGAGGCCATGAGAAGGCGCTACCGCTtcctaagtcatttttctttgaCAACAACATTTCAG CTCTGTGAAATTGATATCAGCAAAATGTTGCCCATGGATGCACTTTCTCCATTTATGGAGGAAATCAAAAGTAGGGAAAAACAAAGGAAGTGGCTAGCTAGGAAG gaACGGCGTGAACAAGTTAAAGCTGAAGCCATTGGCATGCACTCAGAGCCTTTGCCCTTTAGCTTTTCAGAACCTTCTTTCACAGAAGAACCTAATTTCACTAGCAATGACTTCGAAG CTTTGGGAAGTACGAGTGTAACATCATCAAGCTCCCCAGTGCCTGGAGGCAAGCAGCTGTTCTCCAATGTTGCAAGGCTTGGTTTTGCCGCTGGATGTGATCCTCCAGCGCTGAAAATGGATGAGTCCGCATGTGATTCTTCTGTGGCAGCTG GAACAAGGAGTCCTGGAATCCCGTCCTTCGCAAATGTAACATCCAAAGCAAAAGCTGTTGAAGGTCCCAACGCGTCCAAGTCAAATGATGCAGGGAAGAGAGGGAAGAAGCCAAATCGGATCCTAATGTCAACGTATGGTGGTAGGCGTTACTGA
- the LOC107860806 gene encoding RING finger protein 10 isoform X1 yields MSILPSHSHTDNHTAASSSSISTNPNSNHGSEHQQQYGPSHNLSGNMVTPAYPSSTGSSKKVNDSSSSRHGRHNPPRDRNTAARSAPRRNHMVSGNHLLNFHYDPISRPQSRLRLPPPRRGGYLKRKPYNKDLFLQANYKFVLLDSGNYAPHSSIDPDKMLQWEDIVCVRYSTPFHVQCPICLEDPLCPQITSCGHIFCFPCIMQYFIISEEDDHKDDFKKKCPLCFMMISSKDLYTIQIENVKQHRVGDVIEFSLLTRNKDSFTLSLKNNDGIVGGEEVQKSFSKFTFTSDVDLSVREAMSDLDSWLARADSGLVDDMEKLPFVCAAMEQLEQRKKYWNMQHIAVQNRKSDEDNCFDKCSYSSQATESVQAHSAGQSTPEMASSHPNDKPILQEKSTLNKIARDSQFVQAADFESLEDCIGSSLSLYDYNKSLQKDTIGITNREEISSYSFYQAVDGQHLILHPLNMKCLLHYYGGYDSLPNRISGKILQMESVTQSEAMRRRYRFLSHFSLTTTFQLCEIDISKMLPMDALSPFMEEIKSREKQRKWLARKERREQVKAEAIGMHSEPLPFSFSEPSFTEEPNFTSNDFEALGSTSVTSSSSPVPGGKQLFSNVARLGFAAGCDPPALKMDESACDSSVAAGTRSPGIPSFANVTSKAKAVEGPNASKSNDAGKRGKKPNRILMSTYGGRRY; encoded by the exons ATGTCCATCTTGCCCTCTCATTCCCATACTGACAATCATACAGCAGCATCGTCATCTTCAATCTCTACAAACCCTAACTCCAATCATGGATCCGAACACCAGCAGCAATACGGCCCTTCCCACAACTTGTCAG GAAACATGGTTACCCCTGCATATCCCTCCTCTACTGGTTCCTCCAAAAAG GTGAACGACTCCAGTAGCAGTCGACACGGCCGCCATAACCCTCCTCGAGATAGGAACACTGCTGCCCGCTCAGCTCCAAGAAGAAACCACATGGTTAGTGGAAACCACTTGCTCAATTTTCACTATGATCCCATTTCTCGTCCACAATCTAGGCTGCGCCTCCCTCCTCCAAGGAGAGGAGGATACCTCAAGAGAAAACCTTACAACAAAGACTTGTTTCTTCAAGCAAATTACAAGTTTGTTCTCTTGGATTCTGGCAATTACGCCCCTCACTCCTCAATCGATCCGGACAAAATGTTACAGTGGGAGGATATTGTTTGTGTCAGATATTCCACTCCATTTCATGTGCAGTGCCCCATATGCTTAGAGGATCCCCTCTGTCCTCAGATAACTTCATGTGGTCATATCTTTTGTTTCCCATGTATTATGCAATATTTTATCATCTCCGAAGAAGATGACCATAAGGACGATTTCAAGAAGAAATGCCCCTTGTGCTTTATGATGATATCTTCAAAGGATTTGTACACCATTCAAATTGAGAACGTTAAGCAACATCGTGTCGGTGATGTCATTGAATTTTCCCTCTTAACCCGTAACAAGGATTCGTTTACTTTATCGTTGAAAAATAATGATGGCATTGTTGGTGGAGAGGAGGTTCAAAAGTCGTtttcaaaattcacatttacGTCAGATGTTGACCTCTCTGTCCGAGAGGCAATGTCTGATCTTGATAGTTGGTTAGCTAGAGCAGATTCAGGCTTAGTTGATGACATGGAAAAACTTCCCTTTGTCTGCGCTGCAATGGAACAATTGGAGCAGAGGAAGAAGTACTGGAATATGCAACATATTGCTGTCCAAAACCGCAAATCTGACGAAGATAATTGTTTTGATAAGTGCTCTTATAGTTCTCAGGCAACAGAAAGTGTTCAGGCCCATTCTGCTGGTCAATCTACTCCTGAAATGGCATCCAGTCATCCAAATGATAAGCCAATATTGCAGGAGAAGTCAACTCTCAATAAGATAGCGAGGGACTCTCAGTTTGTTCAAGCTGCAGATTTTGAATCACTTGAAGATTGTATTGGATCTTCATTGTCTTTATATGACTATAACAAGAGCCTACAGAAAGACACTATTGGCATTACGAATAGAGAAGAAATCAGTTCCTACAGTTTCTACCAG GCAGTTGATGGTCAGCACCTTATCCTTCATCCACTGAACATGAAGTGCCTTCTGCATTACTATGGTGGCTATGATAGTCTTCCTAACAG AATCAGTGGAAAGATATTACAAATGGAATCTGTGACGCAATCGGAGGCCATGAGAAGGCGCTACCGCTtcctaagtcatttttctttgaCAACAACATTTCAG CTCTGTGAAATTGATATCAGCAAAATGTTGCCCATGGATGCACTTTCTCCATTTATGGAGGAAATCAAAAGTAGGGAAAAACAAAGGAAGTGGCTAGCTAGGAAG gaACGGCGTGAACAAGTTAAAGCTGAAGCCATTGGCATGCACTCAGAGCCTTTGCCCTTTAGCTTTTCAGAACCTTCTTTCACAGAAGAACCTAATTTCACTAGCAATGACTTCGAAG CTTTGGGAAGTACGAGTGTAACATCATCAAGCTCCCCAGTGCCTGGAGGCAAGCAGCTGTTCTCCAATGTTGCAAGGCTTGGTTTTGCCGCTGGATGTGATCCTCCAGCGCTGAAAATGGATGAGTCCGCATGTGATTCTTCTGTGGCAGCTG GAACAAGGAGTCCTGGAATCCCGTCCTTCGCAAATGTAACATCCAAAGCAAAAGCTGTTGAAGGTCCCAACGCGTCCAAGTCAAATGATGCAGGGAAGAGAGGGAAGAAGCCAAATCGGATCCTAATGTCAACGTATGGTGGTAGGCGTTACTGA